One stretch of Paramormyrops kingsleyae isolate MSU_618 chromosome 4, PKINGS_0.4, whole genome shotgun sequence DNA includes these proteins:
- the LOC140589009 gene encoding rhophilin-1-like, translating into MRIHGFCRVLRKMDILQEVLASVHKRSLSAYSQIDREDDFCQTAEAPDIHPKTQHKPDVKTPDFSKVRVTDLFQRLGPLSVFSARNQWCPQRRIRLVRSNSGLGLTLRGDSPVLVAGVVPGGSASVRPHPLLKHFAPPTKSQTADLFCHAPSIPTSETDYPLSPSPFNSPSTLLIDDKPMNIYEQSDEHWKGSS; encoded by the exons ATGCGCATCCACGGCTTCTGCAGGGTCTTGCGCAAGATGGACATCCTGCAGGAGGTGCTGGCATCTGTGCACAAGCGCTCGCTCAGTGCCTATTCGCAGATCGACCGTGAGGACGACTTCTGCCAGACGGCCGAGGCCCCCGACATCCACC CCAAGACTCAACATAAGCCAGATGTGAAGACCCCTGACTTCTCAAAAGTGCGGGTGACAGATCTTTTTCAGCGACTG GGACCGCTGTCCGTGTTTTCAGCCCGGAACCAGTGGTGCCCACAGAGGCGCATTAGGCTGGTGCGATCCAACAGCGGTCTGGGCCTAACGCTGCGGGGAGACTCTCCTGTGCTTGTGGCTGGGGTggtaccagggggcagtgcctcGGTGAGACCACACCCACTTCTCAAGCACTTTGCCCCACCCACAAAATCCCAAACAGCAGATCTCTTTTGCCACGCCCCTTCAATCCCAACCTCTGAAACTGATTACCCTTTAAGCCCCTCCCCTTTTAACTCCCCCTCTACTTTACTGATTGATGATAAACCGATGAATATTTATGAACAAAGTGATGAACACTGGAAGGGTTCTTCGTGA
- the LOC140589010 gene encoding mitochondrial nicotinamide adenine dinucleotide transporter SLC25A51-like, translated as MASKEQGSPECEAPNGRRKQYVCGGCAGMVNIMFTFPIQKVLFRQQLFGVSTTEAVRQLQRDGMRTLYRGLLPPLLQKTSSMAIMFGFSSDMSRLLSRPGSTPGLVTSSMAAVLAGTAEASLTPFERVQTLLQDQRHHVRYRNTFHAFRTLVRENGMRELYRGTVPILLRNGPSNALFLGLRGPIKSSLPHAETHAGQLVTDFVSGGLLGATLGSLYYPLNVVKARKQSQVGGAFQSTWQVLHTIYSERGGKLSHLYRGMHLNYHRSLLSWGITNAAYELFMKLM; from the coding sequence ATGGCATCGAAAGAGCAAGGGAGTCCTGAGTGCGAGGCACCAAACGGCCGTAGGAAGCAGTACGTCTGCGGCGGCTGTGCTGGGATGGTGAACATCATGTTCACCTTCCCAATACAGAAAGTACTATTCCGGCAGCAGCTGTTTGGTGTGAGCACGACTGAGGCCGTCCGGCAGCTGCAGAGGGACGGCATGCGGACCCTGTACCGTGGCCTGCTGCCTCCCCTGCTGCAGAAAACATCCTCGATGGCCATCATGTTCGGATTTTCGAGTGATATGTCTCGGCTGCTGTCGCGACCCGGCAGCACCCCGGGGCTGGTGACCAGCAGCATGGCGGCCGTGTTGGCAGGCACGGCGGAGGCAAGTCTGACCCCCTTTGAGAGGGTCCAGACGCTCCTCCAGGACCAGCGGCACCACGTCCGGTATCGCAATACCTTCCATGCATTCCGGACCCTGGTGCGGGAGAATGGAATGCGTGAGCTGTACCGCGGCACAGTGCCCATCCTGCTGCGCAACGGGCCCAGCAACGCGCTCTTCCTCGGGCTCCGCGGGCCCATCAAGAGCAGCCTGCCTCATGCCGAGACCCACGCTGGCCAGCTGGTCACGGACTTTGTCTCTGGCGGCCTTCTGGGAGCCACGCTGGGCTCATTATATTACCCACTGAATGTGGTGAAGGCTCGCAAGCAGTCGCAGGTGGGTGGAGCCTTCCAGTCCACCTGGCAGGTACTGCACACCATCTACAGCGAGCGGGGTGGTAAGTTGAGCCACCTATATAGAGGGATGCATCTCAACTACCACCGCTCGCTCCTGTCTTGGGGCATCACAAACGCTGCCTATGAGCTTTTCATGAAGCTCATGTGA